In Sphingomonas phyllosphaerae, one DNA window encodes the following:
- a CDS encoding cytochrome c oxidase assembly protein: MSAPVPKRARPRTFRTALLAVAGICFMTGLAFASVPLYRMFCQATGLNGTTGRGVAAPGGVHRQIEIAFDANASPKLPWRFVPEQEQETVEIGARDMAFFTATNRGAQAVTGTATYNVTPAIAGKYFTKIQCFCFTQQTLKPGETQRMPVIFYVDPKILSDPDTRDVQTITLSYTFYPVDSAKTNG; encoded by the coding sequence TTGAGCGCGCCCGTTCCGAAGCGCGCGCGTCCGCGGACGTTTCGTACCGCGTTGCTCGCGGTGGCGGGGATCTGTTTCATGACCGGGCTCGCCTTCGCCAGCGTGCCGCTCTACCGGATGTTCTGCCAGGCGACCGGGCTGAACGGCACCACCGGCCGCGGCGTCGCGGCTCCGGGCGGGGTGCATCGCCAGATCGAGATCGCGTTCGACGCCAATGCCAGCCCCAAGCTGCCGTGGCGGTTCGTCCCCGAGCAGGAGCAGGAGACCGTCGAGATCGGGGCGCGCGACATGGCGTTCTTCACCGCCACCAATCGCGGCGCGCAGGCGGTGACGGGCACCGCGACCTATAACGTCACCCCCGCGATCGCCGGCAAATATTTCACGAAGATCCAGTGCTTCTGCTTCACGCAGCAGACGCTGAAACCCGGCGAGACGCAGCGGATGCCGGTGATCTTCTACGTCGATCCGAAAATCCTGAGCGATCCGGACACGCGCGACGTGCAGACGATCACGCTCAGCTACACCTTTTACCCGGTGGATTCCGCGAAAACGAACGGGTAA
- a CDS encoding GNAT family N-acetyltransferase, translating into MDSEAMAWRVERACAAAYPPRDSLRVGGWLVAQSGGGSRRSNSASAVCPEASLDAGTLAAIDDCYEAAGLPTIVRVTGFAPGATAMLDAAGFDEPEGRTRTLLRAIDSDSAPKGDVIVANAPDRSWLGARRRLAAAIEDPAAVAGRIVGPVGYAQLGSDAAVEAIGYIAIHDDIAVLEAVATDPAVRRQGHAQKVVGALLAWAAGRGARHAALQVEAGNVAACALYAGLGFTNDLYGYHYRRRAASLTRAPRLGSTRS; encoded by the coding sequence ATGGACAGCGAAGCGATGGCGTGGCGCGTCGAACGCGCCTGCGCCGCAGCCTACCCGCCGCGCGACTCGCTGCGGGTCGGCGGATGGCTGGTCGCGCAGTCGGGGGGCGGTAGCCGTCGCAGCAATTCGGCGAGCGCGGTGTGCCCCGAGGCCTCGCTCGACGCTGGAACGCTCGCAGCGATCGACGATTGCTACGAAGCGGCCGGTCTGCCGACGATCGTCCGCGTCACGGGTTTCGCGCCCGGTGCGACGGCGATGCTCGACGCGGCGGGGTTCGATGAGCCCGAGGGGCGAACGCGTACGCTGTTGCGTGCGATTGATAGCGACAGCGCCCCGAAAGGCGACGTGATCGTGGCGAACGCGCCCGATCGGTCGTGGCTGGGTGCGCGCCGTCGTCTCGCCGCGGCGATCGAAGACCCGGCGGCGGTCGCCGGGCGCATCGTCGGCCCGGTCGGCTATGCGCAGCTTGGGTCCGATGCGGCGGTCGAGGCGATCGGTTACATCGCGATTCACGACGACATTGCCGTTCTCGAAGCCGTCGCGACCGATCCCGCAGTGCGCAGGCAGGGACATGCGCAGAAGGTCGTCGGCGCCTTGCTGGCCTGGGCGGCCGGGCGCGGTGCACGCCACGCCGCCTTGCAGGTCGAGGCGGGCAACGTCGCGGCGTGCGCGTTGTACGCGGGCCTTGGCTTCACTAACGACCTGTACGGCTACCATTACCGGCGACGCGCGGCTTCCCTCACTCGCGCTCCGCGGCTAGGGTCGACGCGCTCATGA
- the rlmN gene encoding 23S rRNA (adenine(2503)-C(2))-methyltransferase RlmN: MLTASAAPMPIPGHIDPVTVPRASAPRTDGRIDLIGLPRDELRRVLEEAGLEPRQAKLRAKQIWHWIYNRGATDFAVMTDIAKAQHPWLAERFVIGRPQVVEAQVSTDGTRKWLLRSEDGQDYEAVFIPDADRGTLCVSSQVGCTLNCRFCHTGTMRLVRNLTAGEIVGQVMLARDALGEWPSQPEGRMLTNIVMMGMGEPLYNFDAVRDALKLVMDGDGLALSKRRITLSTSGVVPMMARAGEEIGVNLAVSLHAVTKDVRDEIVPLNRKYGIEELLQACADYPGANNARRITFEYVMLKDKNDSDAEAHELVRLLKHYKLPAKVNLIPFNPWPGAPYETSTPERVRRFSEIVFGGGISAPVRTPRGRDIDAACGQLKTAAEKKSRADLDRLAAEKQAALG, translated from the coding sequence ATGCTCACAGCCTCGGCCGCCCCCATGCCCATCCCCGGGCACATCGACCCCGTGACCGTGCCGCGCGCCAGCGCGCCGCGCACCGACGGTCGCATCGACCTGATCGGGCTGCCGCGCGACGAACTGCGCCGCGTGCTGGAGGAGGCCGGGCTGGAGCCGCGCCAGGCCAAGCTGCGCGCCAAGCAGATCTGGCACTGGATCTACAATCGCGGCGCGACCGATTTCGCGGTCATGACCGACATCGCCAAGGCGCAGCATCCGTGGCTGGCCGAGCGATTCGTGATCGGGCGTCCGCAGGTGGTCGAGGCGCAGGTGTCGACTGACGGCACGCGCAAATGGCTGCTCCGCTCCGAGGACGGGCAGGATTACGAGGCGGTGTTCATCCCCGACGCCGATCGTGGAACCTTGTGCGTGTCGAGTCAGGTCGGCTGCACGCTCAACTGCCGCTTCTGCCACACGGGCACGATGCGGCTGGTCCGCAACCTGACCGCGGGCGAGATCGTCGGGCAGGTGATGCTGGCGCGTGACGCGCTCGGCGAATGGCCGAGCCAGCCCGAGGGGCGGATGCTCACCAACATCGTGATGATGGGCATGGGCGAGCCGCTCTACAATTTCGACGCGGTGCGCGACGCGCTCAAGCTGGTCATGGACGGCGACGGGCTTGCGCTCAGCAAGCGTCGCATCACGCTGTCGACCAGCGGCGTCGTGCCGATGATGGCGCGCGCCGGCGAGGAGATCGGCGTCAATCTCGCGGTATCGCTCCACGCGGTGACCAAGGACGTCCGCGACGAGATCGTCCCGCTCAACCGAAAATACGGCATTGAGGAATTGCTGCAGGCGTGCGCCGATTATCCCGGCGCCAATAACGCCCGCCGCATCACGTTCGAATATGTGATGCTCAAGGACAAGAATGACTCGGATGCCGAAGCGCACGAGCTGGTCCGGCTGCTCAAACACTACAAGCTGCCCGCCAAGGTCAATCTGATCCCGTTCAACCCGTGGCCAGGCGCACCCTATGAAACCTCGACGCCCGAACGCGTGCGCCGCTTCAGCGAGATCGTGTTCGGGGGCGGTATCTCCGCCCCGGTGCGCACCCCGCGCGGGCGCGACATCGACGCGGCGTGCGGGCAGTTGAAGACCGCGGCGGAGAAGAAGAGCCGCGCCGATCTCGACCGGCTGGCGGCGGAGAAGCAGGCCGCGCTTGGTTGA
- a CDS encoding outer membrane beta-barrel protein — protein MRKLAMAIPATVMAIAVATPATAQGGAQDGPFAGGRVEVLAGYDNVQDGGDGDSEGQQGFGYGGRIGYDFQRGNIVYGIDGEYTDATTKTRSYNALTAGDRFSVEAGRDLYVGGRLGYVISPQAMIYGKGGYTNARVENRYQATTTSENELIDKTNLGGFRLGAGLEYKLTPTSFVTAEYRYSHYGDIDGYDIDLDRHQLMAGLGIRF, from the coding sequence ATGCGTAAGCTTGCAATGGCGATCCCGGCGACGGTGATGGCGATCGCGGTGGCGACCCCGGCGACGGCGCAAGGGGGCGCGCAGGACGGTCCGTTCGCGGGTGGCCGCGTCGAGGTGCTGGCCGGCTACGACAACGTGCAGGACGGCGGCGATGGCGATTCGGAAGGGCAGCAGGGCTTCGGCTATGGCGGCCGGATCGGCTACGACTTCCAGCGCGGCAACATCGTCTACGGCATTGACGGCGAATATACCGACGCGACCACGAAGACGCGCAGCTACAATGCGTTGACCGCGGGCGATCGCTTCTCGGTCGAGGCGGGGCGCGATCTCTATGTCGGCGGGCGGCTCGGCTATGTGATCTCGCCGCAGGCGATGATCTACGGCAAGGGCGGCTATACCAACGCGCGTGTCGAGAACCGCTATCAGGCGACCACCACCTCGGAGAACGAGCTGATCGACAAGACCAATCTGGGCGGCTTCCGTCTCGGCGCCGGGCTTGAGTACAAGCTGACGCCGACCTCGTTCGTCACTGCCGAATACCGCTATTCGCATTACGGCGACATCGATGGCTATGACATCGACCTCGATCGCCACCAGTTGATGGCGGGTCTGGGTATCCGCTTCTGA
- a CDS encoding flavin reductase family protein produces the protein MTEWHFYEPEQGHGLAHDPLNAIVAPRPIGWISTVSGDGRRNLAPYSFFNLFSYRPPIIGFCSLGEKDSLANVRARGEFVWNLATRDLAEAMNETSAATDEDEFVRAGLETLPAARVAAPRVALSPVQFECQVTQIVQLQDRHGTALPGWLVLGEAVAIHIDRAMLDGGVYRTDRARPILRGGGPADYFEVGALFEMRRPT, from the coding sequence ATGACCGAATGGCATTTCTACGAACCCGAGCAAGGCCATGGCCTTGCGCACGATCCGCTCAACGCGATCGTCGCGCCGCGCCCGATCGGCTGGATCTCGACCGTCTCGGGTGACGGGCGACGCAACCTTGCGCCGTACAGCTTCTTCAATCTGTTTTCGTACCGTCCGCCGATCATCGGCTTTTGCTCGCTGGGCGAGAAGGACTCGCTGGCAAACGTGCGGGCGCGCGGCGAGTTCGTATGGAATCTGGCGACGCGCGATCTCGCCGAGGCGATGAACGAGACGTCGGCAGCGACCGACGAGGACGAGTTCGTGCGCGCCGGACTGGAGACGCTGCCCGCCGCGCGGGTCGCCGCGCCGCGCGTGGCGCTGAGTCCGGTGCAGTTCGAATGCCAGGTGACGCAGATCGTGCAGTTGCAGGATCGTCACGGCACTGCACTGCCCGGCTGGCTGGTGCTTGGCGAGGCGGTGGCAATCCATATCGATCGCGCGATGCTGGACGGCGGCGTGTACCGCACCGATCGCGCGCGGCCGATCCTGCGCGGCGGCGGACCGGCCGATTATTTCGAGGTCGGCGCATTGTTCGAGATGCGTCGGCCGACGTGA
- a CDS encoding molybdopterin-dependent oxidoreductase — protein sequence MIRRRTLLSGGAGLMLAGCDRVIQQPTVRAIIFKGEDMHRGLQRALSNRDALAPEFTPAQMSPRFRTNGTRDPGTPAYAALRAGRFADWRLTVDGLVARPLSLSLADLGRFPQRAQITRHDCVEGWSAIGKWQGPQLGEVLKAAGLRDAARYIVFRCADLYGGAPYYESIDLIDAFHPQTILAWAMNDRFLDVGHGAPLRLRVERQLGYKHAKYLMQVTAVASLAGIGKGRGGYWEDNVDYDWWAGI from the coding sequence ATGATCCGGCGGCGGACCCTTCTGAGCGGCGGGGCGGGGCTGATGCTTGCCGGCTGCGACCGCGTCATCCAGCAGCCGACGGTGCGCGCGATCATCTTCAAGGGCGAGGACATGCACCGCGGCTTGCAGCGCGCGCTGTCGAACCGCGACGCGCTCGCACCCGAGTTCACGCCGGCGCAGATGTCGCCGCGCTTCCGCACCAACGGCACACGCGATCCCGGCACCCCCGCCTATGCCGCCCTCCGCGCCGGCCGCTTCGCCGATTGGCGACTGACCGTCGACGGGCTGGTCGCACGGCCCTTGTCGCTGTCGCTCGCCGACCTCGGCCGTTTCCCGCAGCGCGCGCAGATCACCCGTCACGATTGCGTCGAGGGCTGGAGCGCGATTGGCAAATGGCAGGGACCGCAGCTCGGGGAGGTGCTGAAGGCGGCGGGGTTGCGGGATGCGGCGCGCTACATCGTCTTCCGCTGCGCCGATCTCTACGGCGGCGCGCCCTACTACGAATCGATCGACCTGATCGACGCTTTCCACCCACAGACGATCCTCGCCTGGGCGATGAACGACCGCTTCCTCGACGTCGGCCACGGCGCCCCGCTGCGACTGCGGGTCGAGCGCCAGCTCGGCTACAAGCACGCCAAATATCTGATGCAGGTCACCGCGGTCGCCAGCCTTGCCGGGATCGGGAAGGGGCGCGGCGGCTATTGGGAGGACAATGTCGACTACGATTGGTGGGCGGGGATCTGA
- a CDS encoding heme o synthase, which translates to MTPATPLLPPADWRDFLALTKPRVMTLVVFTGLCGMLAAPVGIDPVLGFTAILCIALGAGAAGALNQWYEADLDAAMKRTAQRPLPAGRMERQSALHFGVGLGAFSVILMGLAVNLAAAAILAVSILFYVLIYTVWLKRRTPQNIVIGGAAGAFPPLIGWAAATGQIALLPFLLFALVFLWTPPHFWALALFVKTDYANAGVPMLPVVAGEAATRRRIGLYTIPMAAVAIAPWPLGLTGSLYGVVAVAMTAAFAVLAALVTVGAKRAATPMFFEKRLFAFSILYLFVMFGALVVDRWVA; encoded by the coding sequence ATGACCCCCGCCACGCCCCTTCTTCCCCCCGCCGACTGGCGCGACTTCCTTGCGCTGACCAAGCCGCGTGTCATGACGCTGGTCGTCTTCACCGGGCTGTGCGGGATGCTGGCGGCGCCGGTCGGCATCGATCCGGTGCTCGGCTTCACGGCGATCCTGTGCATCGCGCTCGGAGCGGGCGCTGCGGGGGCGCTGAACCAATGGTATGAGGCCGATCTCGACGCGGCGATGAAGCGCACTGCGCAGCGTCCGTTACCGGCGGGGCGCATGGAACGGCAGTCGGCGTTGCATTTCGGCGTCGGGCTCGGCGCCTTTTCGGTGATCCTGATGGGGCTTGCGGTGAACCTCGCCGCCGCCGCGATTCTCGCGGTCTCGATCCTTTTCTATGTGCTGATCTACACCGTCTGGCTGAAGCGGCGGACGCCGCAGAATATCGTCATCGGTGGCGCGGCGGGGGCGTTCCCGCCGCTGATCGGCTGGGCGGCGGCGACCGGGCAGATCGCGCTGCTGCCGTTCCTGCTGTTCGCGCTCGTCTTCCTGTGGACGCCGCCGCATTTCTGGGCGCTGGCACTGTTCGTGAAGACCGATTACGCCAATGCCGGCGTGCCGATGCTGCCCGTGGTGGCGGGCGAGGCGGCGACGCGGCGGCGAATCGGGCTGTACACGATCCCGATGGCGGCGGTGGCGATCGCGCCGTGGCCGCTCGGGCTGACCGGCAGCCTCTATGGCGTGGTCGCGGTGGCGATGACGGCGGCGTTCGCGGTGCTCGCGGCGCTGGTCACGGTCGGTGCGAAGCGCGCCGCGACGCCGATGTTTTTCGAGAAGCGCCTGTTCGCTTTCTCGATCCTGTATCTTTTCGTGATGTTCGGCGCGCTGGTCGTCGACCGGTGGGTGGCATGA
- a CDS encoding sulfite exporter TauE/SafE family protein — MVDAAGLALAGGAGVVGGMMNALAGGGTFATMPALLGLGTPANIANATSNLGLMPGGATSAWSFRHELQPVGGVSVRVLAAITFVGGLLGSVLLVVTPGAAFDLIVPWLLLVAFVAIVFGARAADWLAARVTIKPRTLMAVQAVLGTYGGYFGGGVGIMTTATYGLLAGTTPRAMFAPRTLMLTVANFAAALVFVACGMIRWDACLPMLVGGVLGGWLGAIVGKRLPALVVRWWTILVTGATTAVFFAHAYG, encoded by the coding sequence TTGGTTGATGCCGCCGGGCTGGCGCTCGCCGGCGGGGCAGGCGTCGTCGGTGGGATGATGAACGCGCTGGCGGGCGGTGGCACCTTCGCGACGATGCCGGCACTGCTCGGGCTCGGCACGCCGGCCAATATCGCCAATGCCACCTCGAACCTCGGGCTGATGCCGGGCGGCGCGACCAGCGCGTGGAGCTTCCGCCACGAATTGCAGCCGGTCGGCGGCGTTTCGGTGCGCGTGCTGGCAGCGATCACCTTCGTCGGCGGGCTGCTCGGCAGCGTCCTGCTGGTGGTGACGCCGGGTGCGGCATTCGACCTGATCGTGCCGTGGCTGCTGCTCGTCGCCTTCGTCGCGATCGTGTTCGGCGCGCGGGCGGCGGACTGGCTGGCGGCACGCGTGACGATCAAGCCGCGTACGCTGATGGCGGTGCAGGCGGTGCTCGGCACCTATGGCGGCTATTTCGGCGGCGGGGTCGGGATCATGACCACCGCAACCTATGGCCTGCTCGCGGGCACCACGCCGCGCGCGATGTTCGCGCCGCGCACGCTGATGCTGACGGTTGCCAATTTCGCCGCCGCGCTCGTGTTCGTCGCGTGCGGGATGATCCGCTGGGACGCGTGCCTGCCGATGCTGGTGGGCGGCGTGCTCGGCGGCTGGCTGGGCGCGATCGTCGGCAAGCGACTGCCCGCGCTCGTGGTCCGCTGGTGGACGATCCTCGTCACCGGCGCGACCACGGCGGTGTTCTTCGCGCACGCCTATGGCTGA
- a CDS encoding cytochrome b/b6 domain-containing protein, whose translation MAATVIHRHRLATRIWHWINAVAIFILIGSGLGISNAHPHLYWGRFGANFDHAWAHLPRFPAWLTIPASYNLAISRRWHLFFALVLAFSLLAYMMVSLLNRHFQRDLRVRRRDVGAAHLVADLRAHLALRFHDPEAPGEYNALQKLSYVAVIFLALPLVILTGLALSPGMNAAWPWLLDLFGGRQSARSLHFIAMAVIAAFTIVHLALVLLAGWRNELRSMLTGRWRVPE comes from the coding sequence ATGGCTGCAACCGTGATCCATCGCCACCGGCTCGCCACGCGTATCTGGCATTGGATCAATGCAGTTGCGATCTTCATCCTCATCGGGTCGGGGCTCGGCATCTCGAATGCACACCCACATCTGTATTGGGGACGGTTCGGCGCGAACTTCGACCACGCCTGGGCGCATCTGCCACGCTTCCCCGCATGGCTGACGATCCCCGCCAGCTACAATCTCGCGATCTCGCGCCGCTGGCATCTGTTCTTCGCGCTGGTGCTCGCCTTCTCGTTGCTCGCCTATATGATGGTCAGCCTGCTCAACCGTCACTTCCAGCGCGACCTGCGGGTGCGGCGACGCGACGTCGGTGCGGCCCATCTGGTCGCCGACCTTCGCGCGCATCTCGCGCTGCGCTTCCACGATCCGGAGGCGCCGGGCGAGTATAATGCGCTGCAAAAGCTCAGCTATGTCGCGGTGATCTTCCTCGCGTTGCCGTTGGTGATCCTCACGGGTCTGGCATTGTCCCCCGGCATGAACGCGGCATGGCCGTGGCTGCTCGACCTGTTCGGCGGGCGGCAATCGGCGCGCTCGCTCCACTTCATCGCCATGGCGGTGATCGCGGCCTTCACGATCGTCCACCTCGCGCTGGTGCTCCTCGCGGGGTGGCGCAACGAGCTGCGCTCGATGCTGACTGGTCGCTGGCGGGTGCCCGAATGA
- a CDS encoding cytochrome c oxidase subunit 3 encodes MAGAKNHDYHILPPSPWPLLSSFAALIMAAGGIMYMHQGTGGGWVFLIGFASVLFCMYGWWHQVIREAHAGDHTPVVQLHFRYGMILFIASEVMFFVGWFWAFFDFSLFPTAMQVVDGQVERAAEGAAAIAAQWPPKGLEVINAFELPLLNTLILLCSGTTVTWAHHALIHNQRGGEKRGFWGALGVGDRDGVLKGLWITVVLGLLFSSIQAYEYIHAPFPFKGINYGAAFFMATGFHGFHVIIGTVFLIVCLIRAYKGDFTPKQHFGFEAAAWYWHFVDVVWLFLFVTVYVWGGWGAPVHGG; translated from the coding sequence ATGGCGGGTGCCAAGAACCACGATTACCACATTCTGCCACCCAGTCCCTGGCCGTTGCTCAGCAGCTTCGCCGCGCTCATCATGGCGGCGGGCGGCATCATGTACATGCATCAGGGCACGGGCGGCGGTTGGGTGTTCCTGATCGGTTTCGCCTCGGTGCTGTTCTGCATGTACGGCTGGTGGCATCAGGTGATCCGTGAGGCGCATGCCGGCGATCACACGCCCGTGGTGCAGCTCCATTTCCGTTACGGCATGATCCTGTTCATCGCCTCCGAAGTGATGTTCTTCGTCGGCTGGTTCTGGGCGTTCTTCGACTTTTCGCTGTTCCCGACCGCGATGCAGGTCGTCGACGGGCAGGTCGAGCGCGCCGCCGAGGGCGCTGCCGCGATCGCCGCGCAGTGGCCGCCCAAGGGGCTGGAGGTCATCAACGCGTTCGAATTGCCGCTGCTCAACACGCTGATCCTGCTGTGCTCGGGCACCACGGTGACGTGGGCGCACCATGCGTTGATCCACAACCAGCGTGGCGGCGAGAAGCGCGGCTTCTGGGGTGCGCTGGGCGTCGGTGACCGCGACGGCGTGCTCAAAGGACTGTGGATCACCGTCGTGCTGGGCCTGCTGTTCAGCAGCATCCAGGCTTATGAGTACATCCACGCGCCGTTCCCGTTCAAGGGGATCAACTATGGTGCGGCGTTCTTCATGGCGACCGGCTTCCACGGTTTCCACGTCATCATCGGCACGGTCTTCCTGATCGTGTGCCTGATTCGCGCCTATAAGGGCGACTTCACCCCCAAGCAGCATTTCGGCTTCGAGGCGGCGGCGTGGTACTGGCATTTCGTCGACGTGGTGTGGCTGTTCCTGTTCGTCACCGTCTATGTCTGGGGCGGCTGGGGCGCGCCGGTTCACGGCGGATGA
- the dnaN gene encoding DNA polymerase III subunit beta, protein MKATIERATLLKGLSHVQSVVERRNTIPILSNVLLEATGEGQLRLMATDLDLQINESVAAAVDQPGATTVSAHTLFDIARKLPEGAQVSLTAAEGRMTIVAGRARFSLGTLPRDDFPVIAEGELPTQFELPAETLKQIIDKTRFAISTEETRYYLNGIFLHVAEGVLKAAATDGHRLARVTVDQPEGAAGMPDVIVPRKCIAELRKLLDEVDGSVGVSLSGTKIRFDLGQAILTSKLIDGTFPDYSRVIPTGNDKILKLDPKSFMQGVDRVSTIATEKTRAVKMALDRDKITLSVTSPENGTAAEEVPGEYAATPFEIGFNSRYLMDILGQIGTDQVEVHLADAAAPTLIRENDKSPALYVLMPMRV, encoded by the coding sequence ATGAAGGCGACGATCGAACGCGCGACGCTGCTGAAGGGGCTGAGCCACGTCCAGTCGGTGGTGGAGCGGCGCAACACCATCCCGATCCTGTCGAATGTGCTGCTGGAGGCGACCGGCGAGGGGCAGCTGCGGCTGATGGCGACCGACCTCGATCTGCAGATCAACGAGAGCGTCGCCGCCGCGGTCGACCAGCCGGGTGCAACCACCGTATCCGCGCACACCCTGTTCGATATCGCGCGCAAGCTGCCCGAGGGCGCGCAGGTCTCGCTGACCGCCGCTGAGGGGCGGATGACGATCGTCGCCGGGCGCGCGCGCTTTTCGCTCGGGACGTTGCCGCGCGACGATTTCCCGGTGATCGCCGAGGGTGAGCTGCCGACGCAGTTCGAGCTGCCCGCCGAGACGCTCAAGCAGATCATCGACAAGACGCGTTTTGCGATCTCGACCGAGGAAACGCGTTATTATCTCAACGGCATCTTCCTGCATGTCGCCGAGGGTGTGCTGAAGGCCGCTGCGACCGATGGCCATCGCCTCGCGCGCGTGACGGTCGACCAGCCCGAGGGCGCGGCGGGGATGCCGGACGTGATCGTACCGCGCAAGTGCATCGCCGAGCTGCGCAAGCTGCTCGACGAGGTCGATGGCTCGGTCGGGGTGTCGCTGTCGGGAACCAAGATCCGCTTCGACCTGGGGCAGGCGATCCTGACCTCGAAGCTGATCGATGGCACCTTCCCCGATTACAGCCGCGTCATTCCGACCGGGAACGACAAGATCCTCAAGCTCGATCCGAAGAGCTTCATGCAGGGCGTCGACCGCGTCTCGACGATCGCCACCGAGAAGACCCGCGCGGTGAAGATGGCGCTTGATCGCGACAAGATCACGCTGTCGGTCACCAGTCCCGAGAATGGCACCGCCGCCGAGGAAGTGCCGGGCGAATATGCCGCGACGCCGTTCGAGATCGGCTTCAACAGCCGCTATCTTATGGACATCCTCGGCCAGATCGGGACGGACCAGGTCGAGGTCCACCTCGCCGATGCCGCCGCACCGACGCTGATCCGCGAAAACGACAAGAGCCCGGCGCTGTACGTGCTGATGCCGATGCGGGTTTGA
- a CDS encoding DUF983 domain-containing protein — protein MSDAGRSTVGAPPRPIDCGLKGLCPQCGARSLFAGVLRFAERCPACGLSIAGFNVGDGPAALLVLAWGAIIVALAIVVELSFGPPWWLHVLLWVPLSTAAIVWSLRAAKGWLLAAEYRHAAGEGRLAP, from the coding sequence ATGAGCGACGCCGGTCGGTCGACGGTCGGGGCGCCGCCTCGACCGATCGATTGTGGTCTCAAGGGGTTATGCCCCCAATGTGGCGCCCGCAGCTTGTTTGCGGGCGTCCTTCGTTTTGCCGAGCGCTGCCCGGCGTGCGGGCTGTCGATTGCGGGGTTCAACGTTGGTGACGGTCCGGCGGCGCTGCTGGTGCTGGCGTGGGGCGCGATCATCGTCGCGCTGGCGATCGTCGTCGAACTGTCGTTCGGGCCGCCGTGGTGGCTGCACGTCCTGTTGTGGGTGCCGCTGAGCACCGCTGCGATCGTCTGGTCGCTGCGCGCCGCCAAGGGCTGGCTGCTCGCCGCAGAATATCGCCATGCCGCCGGTGAGGGGCGGCTGGCACCATGA
- a CDS encoding SURF1 family protein, which translates to MKRVPLVPTIVVGVAIAAMIALGLWQLLDRRPQKEAFLAQLAANPTRPAVAFPRVADETLLFRRSSAFCLEPVSIARAGAGAAGYRVIALCRTGAEGPGLRVQIGTTRDPVGKVAWGGGKVSGWIAHAPDARPLIADVTQPHAPRELMLVTATPAAGLSPNTPPSIESIPNNHLAYAVQWFLFAAVAAIIYVVALRRRWRRNDVA; encoded by the coding sequence ATGAAGCGCGTTCCGCTGGTCCCCACGATCGTCGTCGGCGTTGCGATCGCCGCGATGATCGCGCTGGGACTGTGGCAGCTGCTCGACCGCCGGCCGCAGAAGGAGGCGTTCCTCGCGCAGCTTGCCGCCAATCCGACGCGACCGGCGGTCGCCTTCCCGCGCGTCGCCGACGAGACGCTGCTGTTCCGCCGCAGCAGCGCCTTCTGCCTGGAGCCGGTATCGATCGCCCGCGCCGGGGCGGGGGCGGCCGGCTACCGCGTCATCGCCTTGTGCCGCACGGGGGCGGAAGGACCGGGGCTGCGGGTGCAGATCGGCACGACACGCGATCCGGTCGGCAAGGTGGCGTGGGGCGGCGGCAAGGTCAGCGGGTGGATCGCCCATGCGCCCGATGCGCGGCCGCTGATCGCCGACGTGACGCAACCGCACGCGCCGCGCGAACTGATGCTGGTCACCGCCACGCCGGCTGCGGGGCTGTCGCCGAACACTCCACCGTCGATCGAGTCGATCCCGAACAACCATCTCGCCTATGCGGTGCAATGGTTTCTGTTCGCGGCGGTGGCGGCGATCATCTACGTCGTCGCGCTGCGGCGGCGTTGGCGCAGAAACGACGTGGCGTAG